The DNA region AAGGGCGCGGTGATAAGTCATATGCGGCGTGTCCAGAAATCACCGGACCTGGTGATATCGTACTTCAACGGCGAAACGACGAAATACGCGGCTTGATACATATATAATAATGTCTATATTATTATGAGACGGTTAATAAAGACCCTGCAGGCCCAGATCGAACCTCATTTCCTGTATAACACCCTGGCCAATGTCCACAGCCTGATAGAGACCGACCCGAATACCGCCTCGGCCATGCTGGAGAATTTCATAAAATACCTGCGTTCGTCCCTGGCCCGCAGCCGCGACACGGAAGTTTCGCTAAAACAGGAGGTGGAGCTTCTGCGCGCCTATCTGGACATCCAGAAGGTCCGTTTAAGCGGCAGGCTGGAATACTCCATCCATGTGGACGATGGTCTGATGACTTTCCCTCTCCCTCCCATGCTCCTGCAACCGCTGGTGGAGAACGCCGTCAAGCACGGAGTGGAGCCGAAAATCAGGGGGGGCAAAATAGAGGTCACCGCCAGGGAGGAGAACGGGCATGTCCGGCTGACCGTCGCCGACAACGGTATAGGATTCACCTCCGGCGTGGCCGATGGATTTGGGCTGGTGAACGTCCGGTCGCGGGTGAACTCGCTGTACGCGGAACGCGGGCGGTTTTCGCTTTGCGGCGGGCCGGACGGCGGGGTGACCGCGGAAATAATCGTTCCGAGGGAAAAATGACGCGGGCATTGATCGCCGAGGACGAGAAGGAACTGCGCGGGCATCTTGCGCGGACCCTCAAAAAGCTGTGGCCGGAGCTGGAAATTTGCGCCATGGCAGGGAACGGGGCGGAGGCGCTGGCGATGTTTGAAGAACATAAGCCGGACATCGCATTCCTGGACATCCGCATGCCCGGCAAATCGGGGATGGAAATCGCCCGGCGGATGAACGGCTGCCATATCGTCTTCGTCACCGCATACGACCAGTACGCTGTGGAAGCGTTCGAACAATACGCTGTTGACTACATTCTCAAACCGGTGACGGAAGAACGGCTTGAAAAGACCGTGTCAAGGCTCAAGACTGCGGCGAAAGGTAATTCGGATATTTTCGCCCAGGCCATAGAACAGGTGGCCGCAAGGCTGGCCGCTCCCAAAAGCTGGCTGCAGTGGGTGCGGGCGCAGTCCGGAGCATCGGTGCGCATGATCCATGTGGACGACGTCGTATATTTCCGTTCGGAGGACAAATACACCGTGGTGCGCCTTGCGGACGGGGAGGCGCTTATCAGAAGCCCGCTAAAAACCATGGAAGCGGAGCTGGATCCGGGACTGTTCTGGCGCGTCCACCGCAACGCCATCATCAACATACGATGGGTGGAAAGCGCCACCCGCATGCCGTCCGGCGCGCTTTCCCTGAAGCTCAAATGCGTGGCGGGGCATATAACCGCAAGCAGGCAATACGCGCATCTTTTCCACCAGATGTGACCAGTCTTTCCGCGCACCGCCCCGGGTAACGCCGTATGTCCCCCGCTATGACTTTAATCATACTTTAGCGCTCCCGTAAGGCGTACATTAAATACATGAATTAGCGTTCCCAGGCCACTATCCATTGTGGTGGCCGCCGCCAGGCGGACATGGGAGCGACAGGGGTCTCTTCCACTCTTAAACAGGGAGGGTATTATGGCGCCGGATGAAAAAGTGGACAAACCTGTATCGGGCTGGCAACTGTTCTTTGACGACGTTTTCCTGCTGTTCTTTCTGAGCGCTGCAATCATGTTCATCTCTTACACAGTCTGGGGCCTGATAGAGATCAGCAGCGTCCAATATTCAACCTTGGTCGGTAAATAGGGGGGGGTGGATCATGAGCCTGACTTCGCCGGAAAAACACTGGTGGGACTCGCCGCTCCACCGGGACGAAAAGATATGGATAACATTGGCGCTTATCTGGTGCATGTTCCTCACGGGGTTCATGCCGTACTGGCACCTCACCGGGGAGCAGAACGCCTCCTCGCGCTACGCCAAGATGTATGCCGCCGATTTTGAGAGGCTGACGGACGCGTTCATTGAAAAATACAAGGTCGGGGAGGAAAAGGGGATCCCTGTGGTGGCGCCTCCCGCCGGGGCGGACATCTTCCTTCGCTCCCGCCAATGGTCGTGGGACCCGATCCTCAAGCTTAAAACTGGCAAGCAGTACAACCTTCACCTGTCGTCGGTGGACGTGAACCACGGGCTTTCCGTGTTCCCGATGAACTTCAACTTCCAGGTGGTGCCAGGGTATGACAACTGGCTTTTGATAACCCCGACCAAGGCCGGGGAATACACGATAATCTGCAACGAATTCTGCGGCATCGGCCATCACACGATGATCGGCAGGATTTACGTTGAATCCTGAAGGGAGACGGATCATGGTCACACAAGCGGCTGACTTCAGGACATGCCCCACCACGGGGCTGAAGGTCCACCTGCCGGCGGAACTTCTGATAAAGGTGAACGCGGTCACGGCCATAGTGTTCCTGCTCGTCGGGGGGATACTTGGCCTTTTGATGGCCCTCACCAGGTGGCAGGCGGTGCATATCCTCAACGACGAGTGGTTTTACCGGCTCCTTACGCTCCACGGCATAGCGATGCTGGTGGCGTGGATAATCTTTTTCGAGATGGCGATACTGTATTTCTGCGCGGCGATCCTGCTGAACAGCAGGCTGGCTGCGCCATGGG from Nitrospinota bacterium includes:
- a CDS encoding histidine kinase, encoding MRRLIKTLQAQIEPHFLYNTLANVHSLIETDPNTASAMLENFIKYLRSSLARSRDTEVSLKQEVELLRAYLDIQKVRLSGRLEYSIHVDDGLMTFPLPPMLLQPLVENAVKHGVEPKIRGGKIEVTAREENGHVRLTVADNGIGFTSGVADGFGLVNVRSRVNSLYAERGRFSLCGGPDGGVTAEIIVPREK
- a CDS encoding response regulator transcription factor, whose translation is MTRALIAEDEKELRGHLARTLKKLWPELEICAMAGNGAEALAMFEEHKPDIAFLDIRMPGKSGMEIARRMNGCHIVFVTAYDQYAVEAFEQYAVDYILKPVTEERLEKTVSRLKTAAKGNSDIFAQAIEQVAARLAAPKSWLQWVRAQSGASVRMIHVDDVVYFRSEDKYTVVRLADGEALIRSPLKTMEAELDPGLFWRVHRNAIINIRWVESATRMPSGALSLKLKCVAGHITASRQYAHLFHQM
- a CDS encoding cytochrome C oxidase subunit II, yielding MSLTSPEKHWWDSPLHRDEKIWITLALIWCMFLTGFMPYWHLTGEQNASSRYAKMYAADFERLTDAFIEKYKVGEEKGIPVVAPPAGADIFLRSRQWSWDPILKLKTGKQYNLHLSSVDVNHGLSVFPMNFNFQVVPGYDNWLLITPTKAGEYTIICNEFCGIGHHTMIGRIYVES